The following proteins are encoded in a genomic region of Arcobacter suis CECT 7833:
- a CDS encoding NADH-ubiquinone oxidoreductase subunit E family protein codes for MKRFDLRHLKNDFYTRMLELLDKQIAPEETAIIMFEIGDFSNIQKSADVIYEAGYTLMNSIKFNEVDWTLVIKKVKPEPKIEAEEKIIETKKSEIDDDDE; via the coding sequence ATGAAAAGATTTGATTTAAGACATTTGAAAAACGACTTCTATACAAGAATGTTAGAACTACTTGATAAACAAATTGCTCCTGAAGAAACAGCAATTATTATGTTTGAAATTGGAGATTTTAGCAATATCCAAAAAAGTGCAGATGTGATTTATGAAGCGGGTTATACTTTAATGAACTCAATTAAATTTAATGAAGTTGATTGGACATTAGTAATAAAAAAAGTAAAACCTGAACCAAAAATAGAAGCAGAAGAAAAAATTATTGAAACTAAAAAAAGTGAAATAGATGATGACGATGAATAA
- a CDS encoding NADH-quinone oxidoreductase subunit G, which produces MSDMITLTIDGKEVQAKDGESILNVARANDVFVPAICYLTRCSPTLACRLCLVEADGKQVYGCNTKVKADMNISTITENISKERRAMMEVYDVNHPLQCGVCDQSGECELQNYSLYMKVDSQNYTIKDIHRPVQHWGVMNYDPALCIVCERCVTVCEDMVGSNALSTVKRDSDNIEKVFKDEMPKDAYAMWNKLNKSLIGYDADACTNCGECISACPVGALVSHDFQYTSNAWELKKIPAANPHSSDCAFMYYEIKHESIDNHATKKIYRVNSEPHYSTVNGAGRFAYDFENKVQSKDKIAFSKALEAFKKAKNIKFNSYITNEEAFILQKIAQKMGANLVNEDARRYQEFLKNYSKISGKSLYSSKLSDVHNANFVISVGSYLKSDLPNARYAFNNSVSINKGSGLYFHPLADPIMEKIGKKGKTTEFIYHDAMVEESILYFILYKFGKDLPTDIQAYIDSLKETKTKTLIEVVKENIVEIVVDEATGEEKEVKKIISKNVSKEVSYEYISLLADFGKDEKFIDLIDEMLVKKDTFSLIIGEDLITHPNAENLAKLCGLIDKCTAFDVVIIPSQTNTLGVSQICTLSGEVSGYSVGYNVKADFELSALGDGDLDIPALNQQEGTFTNIDKKVIPTNAAIGFNGYTLNEIANELLNEDVEYTIEYTAKLPSEKGYKSVAFDDLPNRFGNDQVEYRGYELTSSEMTTQDTIKQNNVEKITLEEDEILIYKANPINQFNEFTSISHEFKENFQDGIFFSKLTFEKLELSEGDKVKVNANNQELVLNAFVDIQIEGNIPYVSTFMKNSASNVLFNTYRFNKAKVVKA; this is translated from the coding sequence ATGAGCGATATGATTACACTAACAATTGATGGTAAAGAAGTTCAAGCCAAAGATGGTGAATCTATTTTAAATGTGGCAAGAGCAAATGATGTATTTGTACCAGCTATATGTTACTTAACAAGATGTTCCCCAACACTTGCCTGTAGATTATGTTTAGTAGAAGCAGATGGAAAACAAGTTTATGGCTGTAATACAAAAGTAAAAGCTGATATGAATATTTCAACTATTACAGAAAATATATCAAAAGAACGACGTGCGATGATGGAAGTTTACGATGTAAATCATCCTTTACAATGTGGTGTTTGTGATCAAAGTGGAGAGTGTGAACTGCAAAATTACTCTTTGTATATGAAAGTTGATTCTCAAAACTATACTATCAAAGATATTCATAGACCCGTTCAACATTGGGGAGTTATGAATTATGACCCAGCTTTATGTATCGTTTGTGAAAGATGTGTAACTGTATGTGAAGATATGGTGGGTTCAAATGCTCTTAGCACTGTAAAAAGAGATTCTGATAATATTGAAAAAGTATTTAAAGATGAGATGCCAAAAGATGCTTATGCTATGTGGAATAAACTTAATAAATCACTTATTGGATATGATGCAGATGCCTGTACAAATTGTGGAGAGTGTATATCTGCCTGTCCCGTTGGAGCTTTAGTATCACATGATTTCCAATATACTTCAAATGCTTGGGAACTTAAAAAAATACCAGCAGCAAATCCTCACTCATCTGATTGTGCATTTATGTATTATGAAATTAAACATGAATCAATAGACAATCATGCAACTAAAAAGATTTATAGAGTAAATAGTGAACCTCATTATTCAACTGTAAATGGAGCAGGAAGATTTGCTTATGATTTTGAAAATAAAGTTCAATCAAAAGATAAAATTGCTTTTTCAAAAGCACTAGAAGCTTTCAAAAAAGCTAAAAATATTAAATTCAACTCGTATATTACAAATGAAGAAGCATTTATTTTACAAAAAATTGCTCAAAAAATGGGAGCTAATCTTGTAAATGAAGATGCCAGAAGATACCAAGAATTTTTAAAGAATTATTCTAAAATATCTGGAAAATCACTTTATTCTTCAAAATTATCAGATGTTCATAATGCAAACTTTGTAATTTCTGTGGGTTCTTATTTAAAATCTGATTTACCAAATGCTAGATATGCCTTTAATAACTCAGTTTCTATAAATAAAGGTTCGGGTTTATATTTTCATCCTCTAGCAGATCCAATTATGGAAAAAATCGGGAAAAAAGGAAAAACAACAGAGTTTATCTATCATGATGCGATGGTTGAAGAATCAATTTTATATTTTATATTATATAAATTTGGGAAAGATTTACCTACTGATATTCAAGCATATATTGATTCTTTAAAAGAAACAAAAACAAAAACTTTAATTGAAGTTGTAAAAGAAAATATTGTAGAAATAGTTGTTGATGAAGCAACTGGCGAAGAAAAAGAAGTTAAAAAAATCATTTCAAAAAATGTTTCTAAAGAAGTTTCTTATGAATACATTTCTTTATTGGCTGATTTTGGAAAAGATGAAAAATTTATTGATTTAATTGATGAGATGTTAGTTAAAAAAGATACATTTTCTTTAATTATTGGAGAAGATTTAATAACTCATCCAAATGCTGAAAATTTAGCAAAACTTTGCGGTTTGATTGATAAGTGTACAGCTTTTGATGTTGTAATTATTCCATCACAAACAAACACTTTAGGTGTTTCTCAAATCTGTACATTGTCTGGTGAAGTTTCTGGATATAGTGTGGGTTATAATGTAAAAGCAGATTTTGAATTATCAGCTTTAGGTGATGGAGATTTAGATATTCCAGCACTTAATCAACAAGAGGGAACTTTTACAAATATTGATAAAAAAGTAATTCCTACAAATGCAGCAATAGGATTTAATGGTTACACATTAAATGAAATTGCAAATGAACTTTTAAATGAAGATGTTGAATATACAATAGAATATACAGCAAAACTTCCAAGTGAAAAAGGTTATAAATCAGTTGCATTTGATGATTTGCCAAATAGATTTGGAAATGACCAAGTTGAATATAGAGGTTATGAATTAACTTCTAGTGAAATGACGACTCAAGATACAATAAAACAAAATAATGTTGAAAAAATCACTTTAGAAGAAGATGAAATTTTGATTTATAAAGCAAATCCAATTAATCAATTTAATGAGTTTACATCAATTTCACATGAATTTAAAGAGAATTTTCAAGATGGAATTTTCTTCTCAAAATTAACTTTTGAAAAACTTGAATTATCTGAGGGTGATAAAGTTAAAGTAAATGCTAATAATCAAGAGTTAGTATTAAATGCTTTTGTTGATATTCAAATTGAAGGAAATATTCCTTATGTATCAACTTTTATGAAAAACAGTGCATCAAATGTTTTATTTAATACTTATAGATTTAATAAAGCAAAAGTGGTAAAGGCATAA